The genomic stretch CTGAGTGCTAAACGCTATATATTATGTACCAAATGGAAAGGGGATTGTCAATCGATCGGAGCGTAGACAGTAAAGGCTTGGCGTTGTCACCGAGTCTGCGCTTTTATTATTCACCGCTTTGACGGATACATCTCACCAATGCGCGCCTAATTCTTTCGACAGGGATTAAAGCGGGAAGAAAAAAGGTGGCTACGATTTCCGCAATCAAGCGAAAAAACATAACCACCTCTTCGTTACCGTGTATGTCTAAAGCTCACACGCAATGGTTGTGATGGTTTTCCCCTTACTCCCATTCTATCACTCGAATTTGTCTTGAGGTTTTTCCCCTTGATTTCAGTTATTTCTATTGCCTGTATTATTAATTTTATCAGTATTTTTTTGGTTTAGGAATATTTTTGTTGCCATTTTGCTGCCACGGCTATTGATCGTCCTACGCAGTTTCTTCTCTGACGGCAATGTCCGTTCCTCAAACGATTTCTATTTTTCTAATGCCGGAGATATCCAGTATTTATCCGCTATTTTCTCGAAGTCTATACTGCTCTTGTTTTTCCACACAATGGCTTCGACCTGAATCCGTGAGTCGACTTAGCAGTACCCCAATGATTTTCCACAAAAAGTAATTCGTATTACAAGAATTTAATCCAATTTCCTTAGATAGCCATTTGAACACGTCGCCTTATCAAAGAAGGTGGTGCCGTCAAGAAACGAGATCCATAAAAGCGTATAGCAAAGCTAACCTTTGACACATTTTACATCCAAAGGTCTATCCCATCGAATGAATTTGATTTTTTAGGAAATTCTTGCCGTTTACGAAAAAGCAAGATAGAGATCCTTAAACGTTGCGTACCAGGGACTATGCGCCCCGAGCCGGAGCTTCACTTGTCTGGCATGTCTCACCAATCGAGACGCAATGGTGATCACATTTTGAAGTACCGTGCGTATCCGGCGGCGCTGCGTATGGGCCTTTCTCTTTAGGGGAGAATCCGGATGGTGTAAGCTCATTTGACCAACGATGCGAAGCAGGTTATAGGCAAGCGCACCGAAATGAAAGACCAGATCATTGACCTTAAATTTTCCACTAGGCAGTCGTTCCAAATCAAGGTCCGTTTTTAACTCGCTATGGAATTGCTCGCTGGTTCCGTGATCTCTTTGCAAATGGATCAATTCTTCCGGCGAGACGGGTAACGACGTCCAGTACGTGGCCACTTCTAACTCTGGAAGCAGCAATTGCTGCCCATTGGACAAGATGGTTCGTTCCACGACATGGAAAACCACCCGTTCACGTTGTTCCATATTGCCGACCTTCCACATTACACTGCCCATATACTCCACTTTTCCTTCCCGAACAATTCGGGCCTGCCCATTTTTAAGGGCGATGTCCCTCCACATTTCGGGAGTTTCTTGGCGAAGGTTGCGTTTGATTATGTAGTCAACATTCTCTGCGCGGAGGACACGTATGTTATCGACGCTGTCAAAGCCGGAATCCATGCGTACCAGAAGCTTCTCAGCTCCGCACTGGCGTGCGTAATTGATGCTCTTTGTTAAGAACTGGGGCGTTCCTTTCTGGCTATGATCTTTGCCCGGACGCAGCTCAACGTTTATGCAGTAGCCTTCCTGACCGAGGTAGGCTAGTATGGGCGCAAAGCCATCATGACCTTTGTAGGTGCGCGTCACCCCCTCTTTTTTGGAACCGGAATTATCCAATGGCGTCACATCTACGTCTACCGTCAGATAGTCCGTAGCGCCGACCCGAACAGGTGTCAGGGGAGCTTTTGCTTTTTTGATGAGACGAGCAGATTCTTCCATAATGATGTCGTTCCATTTCAAATCCGTCTCAACAACCTTTTCAAATCGTTGTCGTAACGTGGGACTGGAGGGTACGATGTCGACGCCCATGGCGTATCGAAAAAAGTCATCTCCACGAGCCAGCTCAATCGCATCGAAGTCATTCTTTCCCTGACAGAGAAGGCCCAGGTAGCTCAGAGCAACAGTTCCGTGGCTTATATCTGGTGTCAAACAAGTGGGCACAGTGGACTTATCCAATCGCAATTTCAACGAAGTCTTTCTTAACAAGGCGCCCACGAGCGCCAATCCAGTTACCGGTGTAAGCTCCTCATTCGATTGCTCGATAATGAACTTCTTCATGGTCATGCATTCACCCCGTCGGTGAGTTTAAATCACTCCGATTAAACTCGTTTATCTCTATTATACGGGTAAATGCGCTGAATTTCGACTATTTACTACTTAGCGCTGTCACGGATTCAGGGAGATTGGTAAAGTCAACGATATTCCTGTCACAAAATTTGATTTCGAAAAACAAAAAATATTGCTTCAACTTGATAAAAAGCTTGCCGGGAGTTCCGATGCTGTAGACGACGAGACAGTGTGGAAAGAAGTAATTAAAAACAAAGCGCTTTATGCTGAATCAAAGAAACAAAAACTTGATGTTTCTCTAGATGAGGCCAAGCAATTCGCCTTGGAGTCTGCAAAGGCTTTTGAAACAATTGAGCCTTCTCCTAGTAAAGCCGAAGCAGAAGCCTATCTGGCTGGTTTAGAGCTTACCCCACGGGAATACTTTGAAAAGGTTGCCCCTAGTGAGTATCAAATTGGTATGTCTATCGGTCGTCTAAAGGCTAAATTATACGAAGAAAAGAAAGTTGATCCATCTAGCCCTATCGACGTCTTAGACAAAGTATTTGATGAATATACGAATACGATTGTTAGGAACGCAAAAGTCGTTAGGAATTAATTACCGCCTCAAATAGGTTTCAGAAAAATATGGGGCGCCCACGGTTCCCAAGTGACTGTAGGCGCCCCATTTATAACGGGAAGTATCCAACTTATTATTTACACCTTTTTATTAGACACGCAAGATAAAGGCAGTGCTGGCTTCCTCCCGAGCTACCCATTCATCGGCAACTTTTAATTTTTCCGATAGCTCGGGTTCTTCTTTTTTATTAAATCTTGCAATATTTGGATTTCTAATGTCTTTTCGCCGAGTAGCTTTTTCAGTGCTATGTTTTCGGATTCCAATCGCTTAAATTCTTGTGCGGACGGCACATACGGAGCAATTTGTTTTGCCTCCGCCGGTGCTTCTTGGAAGCCCTTGTGCTGTGATTCTCGAATCCAGTAATACAGCCGTTTCGGATCGATCCCATGTCGGCGGGCCACTTGTGTTGCATTTCCCGCTTCCATGGCTTCTTGGATCAGCTGTTCCTTCAGTTCTTTTGGGTATC from Heliomicrobium modesticaldum Ice1 encodes the following:
- a CDS encoding transposase yields the protein MRRNRYPKELKEQLIQEAMEAGNATQVARRHGIDPKRLYYWIRESQHKGFQEAPAEAKQIAPYVPSAQEFKRLESENIALKKLLGEKTLEIQILQDLIKKKNPSYRKN
- a CDS encoding IS1380-like element ISHmo1 family transposase, with product MTMKKFIIEQSNEELTPVTGLALVGALLRKTSLKLRLDKSTVPTCLTPDISHGTVALSYLGLLCQGKNDFDAIELARGDDFFRYAMGVDIVPSSPTLRQRFEKVVETDLKWNDIIMEESARLIKKAKAPLTPVRVGATDYLTVDVDVTPLDNSGSKKEGVTRTYKGHDGFAPILAYLGQEGYCINVELRPGKDHSQKGTPQFLTKSINYARQCGAEKLLVRMDSGFDSVDNIRVLRAENVDYIIKRNLRQETPEMWRDIALKNGQARIVREGKVEYMGSVMWKVGNMEQRERVVFHVVERTILSNGQQLLLPELEVATYWTSLPVSPEELIHLQRDHGTSEQFHSELKTDLDLERLPSGKFKVNDLVFHFGALAYNLLRIVGQMSLHHPDSPLKRKAHTQRRRIRTVLQNVITIASRLVRHARQVKLRLGAHSPWYATFKDLYLAFS